In Modestobacter versicolor, a single genomic region encodes these proteins:
- a CDS encoding GNAT family N-acetyltransferase has protein sequence MTDTTPATRVTELPTRWLRDHLHEALAIYGAAMGYGESVVAGRYGYAVQHTERPGFRAVGGFAETAQGEQLVGFGYGYLVAPGQWWHDQVRNALDRRTAKQWLPGAFEVCELHVHPDHQSRGLGRQLLHALVADLPHPAALLSTPDTDTKAFRLYHADGFVDLARGYHFPGDARPFAILGARLPLAPPRPKD, from the coding sequence ATGACCGACACCACGCCCGCCACCCGGGTCACCGAGCTGCCCACCCGCTGGCTGCGCGACCACCTGCACGAGGCGCTGGCCATCTACGGCGCGGCGATGGGCTACGGCGAGTCCGTGGTCGCCGGGCGCTACGGCTACGCCGTCCAGCACACCGAGCGCCCCGGCTTCCGGGCCGTCGGCGGCTTCGCCGAGACCGCGCAGGGCGAGCAGCTGGTCGGCTTCGGCTACGGCTACCTGGTGGCGCCGGGCCAGTGGTGGCACGACCAGGTGCGCAACGCGCTGGACCGGCGGACGGCGAAGCAGTGGCTGCCCGGCGCGTTCGAGGTCTGCGAGCTGCACGTGCACCCCGACCACCAGAGCCGCGGCCTGGGGCGCCAGCTGCTGCACGCGCTGGTGGCCGACCTGCCGCACCCCGCCGCGCTGCTGAGCACCCCGGACACCGACACCAAGGCCTTCCGGCTCTACCACGCCGACGGCTTCGTCGACCTGGCCCGCGGCTACCACTTCCCCGGCGACGCCCGGCCGTTCGCCATCCTCGGCGCCCGGCTGCCGCTCGCACCGCCCCGACCGAAGGACTGA
- a CDS encoding DUF6504 family protein has product MSRVLVGAGGRVGEEVQVEQGSSGPAQFWRGQTRYAVGELLDSWVETAPWWQADAGGGASAELVATRQVWRVEAVRAGRSRMDFAGVFDLSWEPTANQWLLVRVHD; this is encoded by the coding sequence ATGAGCCGGGTGCTCGTCGGGGCCGGAGGCCGCGTCGGTGAAGAGGTGCAGGTCGAGCAGGGGTCGTCGGGGCCGGCCCAGTTCTGGCGCGGGCAGACCCGCTACGCGGTGGGCGAGCTGCTCGACTCCTGGGTCGAGACCGCGCCGTGGTGGCAGGCCGACGCCGGCGGTGGTGCGTCGGCGGAGCTGGTCGCCACCCGGCAGGTCTGGCGGGTCGAGGCGGTCCGCGCCGGCCGCTCCCGGATGGACTTCGCCGGGGTGTTCGACCTGTCCTGGGAGCCCACGGCCAACCAGTGGCTGCTCGTCCGGGTGCACGACTGA
- a CDS encoding SAV_6107 family HEPN domain-containing protein: MGAARAMSFEDQLPLPPPLPAHAAQLLGQAHRGLAEAAASPDAGWRYATAHLAALRGAAAVLAARTRPEPGRRRPRSAWVLIGQVAPELAEWAAFFAAGAAKRAAAEAGITHAVTEREADDLVRDVTTFLGVVEAAISRAVPPQSPARLRSTDGGRRRPAGRPGS, translated from the coding sequence ATGGGCGCCGCACGGGCCATGTCGTTCGAGGACCAGCTCCCGTTGCCCCCGCCGCTGCCGGCCCACGCCGCCCAGCTGCTCGGCCAGGCCCACCGGGGGCTGGCCGAGGCGGCCGCCTCCCCCGACGCGGGCTGGCGGTACGCCACCGCGCACCTGGCCGCCCTGCGCGGCGCGGCTGCCGTGCTGGCCGCCCGCACCCGCCCCGAGCCGGGCCGCCGCCGGCCGCGCAGCGCCTGGGTGCTCATCGGCCAGGTCGCCCCGGAGCTGGCCGAGTGGGCGGCGTTCTTCGCCGCCGGCGCGGCCAAGCGCGCCGCGGCCGAGGCCGGGATCACGCACGCGGTCACCGAGCGGGAGGCCGACGACCTGGTCCGCGACGTGACCACCTTCCTGGGTGTCGTCGAGGCGGCGATCAGCCGCGCGGTGCCCCCGCAGAGCCCGGCCCGGCTGCGCTCGACGGACGGCGGCCGCCGCCGCCCCGCCGGTCGCCCCGGTTCGTGA
- a CDS encoding carotenoid biosynthesis protein: MTRSLAVRRPATRSWLPLTLALLLVATAIAYPLTDGGTRDAVSWTIVLLGSGVSVSHAALSRGLRTGLGVLGLVAAVAVLVEALGLATGFPYGEYTYSDALGPTLLGVPFLVPLAWLLMAWPSWVLAARLVPRSRPLRIGVAAYLFAAWDVVLDPQMVQAGYWRWAHPEPGLPGIDTVPLTNLAGWLLAGLVLMTLLDLLVERTARPGPPAIGDVAPLLTLGWMTLGGALAHAGWLDLPGSAVWGVLLALPVLVAVVRRERSRRR; this comes from the coding sequence GTGACCCGCTCGCTCGCCGTCCGGCGGCCGGCCACCCGTTCCTGGCTGCCGCTGACCCTGGCGCTGCTGCTGGTGGCGACCGCCATCGCCTACCCGCTCACCGACGGCGGCACCCGGGACGCGGTGAGCTGGACGATCGTGCTGCTGGGCTCGGGCGTCTCGGTCAGCCACGCCGCGCTCAGCCGCGGCCTGCGCACCGGCCTCGGCGTGCTCGGCCTGGTCGCGGCGGTGGCCGTGCTGGTGGAGGCGCTGGGGCTGGCCACCGGGTTCCCCTACGGCGAGTACACCTACAGCGACGCCCTCGGGCCCACGCTGCTGGGCGTCCCGTTCCTGGTGCCGCTGGCCTGGCTGCTGATGGCCTGGCCGAGCTGGGTGCTCGCCGCCCGGCTGGTCCCGCGGTCCCGGCCGCTGCGGATCGGGGTCGCCGCCTACCTGTTCGCCGCCTGGGACGTCGTCCTGGACCCGCAGATGGTGCAGGCCGGCTACTGGCGCTGGGCGCACCCGGAGCCGGGGCTGCCGGGCATCGACACGGTGCCGCTGACCAACCTGGCCGGCTGGCTGCTCGCCGGTCTGGTGCTGATGACCCTGCTGGACCTGCTCGTCGAGCGCACCGCGCGCCCCGGCCCGCCGGCCATCGGCGACGTCGCACCGCTGCTCACGCTGGGCTGGATGACGCTGGGTGGCGCGCTGGCGCACGCCGGCTGGCTGGACCTGCCGGGCTCGGCCGTCTGGGGCGTGCTGCTGGCGCTGCCCGTGCTGGTCGCCGTGGTGCGCCGGGAACGGAGCCGGCGGCGGTGA
- a CDS encoding CDP-alcohol phosphatidyltransferase family protein, with translation MLTRDEYLVAWSRWHGGTDPADSRLVHGWLTLAYTLAVPLARLSPLVATALGLAVAAAAIGPAAAGGAWLVATGVLIGLSGLLDSLDGALAIAGGRASRRGFVLDSAVDRLTEAAYAVAFWVAGAPGWLAVAFGALCWLPDYLRARAGQAGVSETGAISVWERPTRVAMAGFTLGGAGVVAGAGLTDVVVTTGAAVGCLLGVVGTAQLGVQLRRALAD, from the coding sequence GTGCTGACCCGGGACGAGTACCTGGTGGCCTGGTCCCGCTGGCACGGCGGCACCGACCCGGCCGACAGCCGGCTGGTGCACGGCTGGCTGACCCTGGCGTACACCCTCGCCGTGCCGCTGGCCCGGCTGTCGCCGCTGGTGGCGACCGCGCTGGGGCTGGCCGTCGCCGCCGCCGCGATCGGCCCGGCCGCGGCCGGTGGTGCCTGGCTGGTCGCGACCGGGGTGCTCATCGGGTTGTCCGGGCTGCTGGACTCCCTGGACGGGGCGCTGGCGATCGCCGGCGGGCGGGCGTCGCGGCGGGGGTTCGTGCTCGACTCCGCGGTCGACCGGCTCACCGAGGCGGCCTACGCCGTGGCGTTCTGGGTCGCCGGCGCCCCGGGCTGGCTGGCCGTCGCCTTCGGGGCGCTGTGCTGGCTGCCGGACTACCTGCGGGCCCGGGCCGGGCAGGCCGGGGTCAGCGAGACCGGCGCGATCTCGGTGTGGGAGCGCCCCACCCGGGTGGCGATGGCGGGCTTCACGCTGGGCGGCGCCGGGGTGGTGGCCGGGGCGGGGCTCACCGACGTGGTGGTCACCACCGGCGCCGCGGTGGGCTGCCTGCTCGGCGTCGTGGGCACGGCGCAGCTCGGCGTCCAGCTGCGCCGCGCGCTGGCCGACTGA
- a CDS encoding ABC transporter ATP-binding protein, translating into MTTVIGTQGLTKRYGQLRAVDGIDLDVRAGDVYGFLGANGSGKTTTVRMLLGLVLPTSGSVQLLGEPMPRAARRVLPRVGALIEGPAHYGHLSGRANLALLDAAGPGGSRRTRTARVDTVLEQVGLAGVGRRPVKAYSLGMRQRLGLGAALLRRPELLVLDEPTNGLDPQGIHEIRDLLLDLHRGGTTVFLSSHLLAEVEQLCTRVGVLDRGRLVLQDQLATLTAPTGATIVETPDPERVRAALDGRVLRVGAGRAVVRGDDPAEVNAALVGAGVPVTGLALERPTLEEVVLAAASTSADRVDAPGERSRR; encoded by the coding sequence CTGACCACCGTCATCGGCACCCAGGGCCTGACCAAGCGGTACGGCCAGCTGCGCGCGGTCGACGGCATCGACCTCGACGTCCGGGCCGGCGACGTCTACGGCTTCCTCGGCGCCAACGGCTCGGGCAAGACCACCACGGTGCGGATGCTGCTCGGCCTGGTCCTGCCCACGTCGGGCTCGGTGCAGCTGCTCGGCGAGCCGATGCCCCGGGCGGCCCGCCGGGTGCTGCCCCGGGTGGGGGCGCTCATCGAGGGCCCGGCGCACTACGGGCACCTCTCCGGCCGGGCGAACCTGGCGCTGCTCGACGCCGCCGGCCCGGGGGGCTCCCGGCGCACCCGCACCGCCCGGGTCGACACCGTGCTGGAGCAGGTCGGCCTGGCCGGGGTGGGCCGCCGGCCGGTCAAGGCCTACTCGCTGGGCATGCGGCAGCGGCTCGGCCTGGGCGCTGCGCTGCTGCGCCGCCCGGAGCTGCTGGTGCTCGACGAGCCGACCAACGGGCTGGACCCGCAGGGCATCCACGAGATCCGCGACCTGCTGCTGGACCTGCACCGCGGCGGGACGACGGTCTTCCTCTCCAGCCACCTGCTGGCCGAGGTCGAGCAGCTGTGCACCCGGGTCGGGGTGCTGGACCGGGGGCGGCTGGTGCTGCAGGACCAGCTGGCCACGCTGACCGCCCCGACCGGCGCGACGATCGTCGAGACGCCAGACCCCGAGCGGGTCCGGGCCGCCCTGGACGGGCGGGTGCTGCGCGTGGGCGCCGGCCGGGCCGTCGTCCGCGGCGACGACCCGGCCGAGGTCAACGCGGCGCTGGTCGGCGCGGGCGTGCCGGTCACCGGTCTCGCGCTGGAGCGCCCGACCCTGGAGGAGGTGGTGCTGGCCGCGGCGAGCACCAGCGCCGACCGGGTCGACGCACCGGGGGAGAGGTCGCGCCGGTGA
- a CDS encoding YbaK/EbsC family protein, with amino-acid sequence MTGAEPPHHPRVAEVAQQLRAAGAAGEVHVLTDSARTAAAAAAQLGVEVGAIANSLVFDVGGEPLLVLTSGAHRVDEALVADLLGVPAITRATPEFVRRHTGQAIGGVAPLGHPAPIGTLVDVELARHDRVWAAAGHPHTVFPTTYDELLRLTEGTPAEVGPGPVAAAQADAEATHR; translated from the coding sequence ATGACCGGAGCGGAGCCCCCGCACCACCCCCGGGTCGCCGAGGTCGCGCAGCAGCTGCGCGCGGCCGGGGCCGCCGGCGAGGTGCACGTGCTCACCGACAGCGCCCGCACCGCCGCCGCAGCCGCGGCGCAGCTCGGGGTCGAGGTCGGTGCGATCGCCAACAGCCTGGTGTTCGACGTCGGCGGTGAGCCGCTCCTGGTGCTCACCAGCGGTGCCCACCGGGTCGACGAGGCCCTGGTCGCCGACCTGCTCGGCGTCCCGGCGATCACCCGGGCGACCCCGGAGTTCGTCCGGCGGCACACCGGGCAGGCCATCGGCGGGGTCGCCCCGCTCGGGCACCCCGCCCCCATCGGCACCCTGGTCGACGTCGAGCTGGCCCGCCACGACCGGGTCTGGGCCGCCGCCGGGCACCCGCACACCGTCTTCCCCACCACCTACGACGAGCTGCTGCGGCTCACCGAGGGCACCCCCGCCGAGGTGGGTCCCGGTCCGGTCGCAGCAGCGCAGGCCGACGCAGAGGCGACCCACCGATGA
- a CDS encoding NAD(P)/FAD-dependent oxidoreductase yields the protein MGSGHNGLVAACHLARAGLRVEVVESDEVLGGAVSTVERWPGVRVDRGSSAHVIIRHSGVVEELELERFGLRYVDCDPWGFAPAPVPGDPGPAGRPLVFSVDLDATCASIAAACGEADATAYRRFVEVWGPRSAAVVQAFGDRPSPGRLVRHLWPIGSRRPRTPGGEIAVDFLGSGDALLDRWFSSERLKAALAWFGAQSGPPMSEPGTAAMVGWVALLHDVPPGHPVGGSGGLTQALAARLAADGGTVTLGDGAARLLVDGPDGDRRVTGVQTTSGRRITAPVVVAACHVLATRALAGDDAPPALADADPALGNGFGLVLRCQTDALPAYPGVGDEAVQGLQLLCTDRAQLARAHGDYLAGEIPREPVPLAMSFSASDPTLAPAGQHVVTIWGQWYPYALADGGDWDALAEPAAQQLIAAVDRYAPGFADSVQRLYVQTPLKLEQELSLLRGNVMHVEMSLASMFGFRPTPALSGHRVPGLGGLYLTGASTHPGGGVSGNSGRTAARVVLADRRPAARLRAGAGRRLRGLRR from the coding sequence ATCGGCTCCGGCCACAACGGGCTCGTCGCCGCCTGCCACCTCGCCCGCGCCGGCCTGCGGGTGGAGGTCGTCGAGTCCGACGAGGTGCTCGGCGGCGCGGTCTCCACCGTCGAGCGCTGGCCCGGCGTGCGGGTCGACCGCGGCTCGAGCGCGCACGTGATCATCCGGCACAGCGGGGTGGTCGAGGAGCTGGAGCTCGAGCGGTTCGGGCTGCGCTACGTCGACTGCGACCCGTGGGGGTTCGCGCCCGCGCCGGTGCCCGGCGACCCGGGCCCGGCCGGCCGGCCGCTGGTGTTCTCCGTCGACCTGGACGCCACCTGCGCGTCGATCGCCGCCGCCTGCGGGGAGGCCGACGCGACCGCCTACCGCCGGTTCGTCGAGGTGTGGGGCCCGCGCAGCGCCGCCGTCGTCCAGGCCTTCGGCGACCGCCCCAGCCCCGGCCGGCTGGTGCGCCACCTGTGGCCGATCGGCTCCCGGCGCCCCCGGACCCCGGGCGGGGAGATCGCGGTGGACTTCCTCGGCTCCGGCGACGCGCTGCTGGACCGCTGGTTCTCCTCCGAGCGGCTCAAGGCCGCGCTGGCCTGGTTCGGCGCCCAGTCCGGCCCGCCGATGTCCGAGCCGGGCACGGCCGCCATGGTCGGCTGGGTCGCGCTGCTGCACGACGTGCCGCCCGGCCACCCGGTGGGCGGCTCCGGCGGGCTGACCCAGGCGCTGGCCGCCCGGCTCGCCGCCGACGGGGGCACCGTCACCCTGGGCGACGGCGCGGCGCGGCTGCTCGTCGACGGGCCGGACGGCGACCGGCGGGTCACCGGCGTGCAGACGACGTCGGGACGGCGGATCACCGCACCTGTGGTCGTCGCCGCCTGCCACGTGCTGGCCACCCGGGCGCTGGCCGGCGACGACGCTCCCCCGGCCCTCGCCGACGCCGACCCGGCGCTGGGCAACGGCTTCGGCCTGGTGCTGCGCTGCCAGACCGACGCGCTGCCCGCCTACCCCGGCGTCGGTGACGAGGCGGTGCAGGGACTGCAGCTGCTGTGCACCGACCGGGCCCAGCTGGCCCGCGCGCACGGCGACTACCTGGCCGGGGAGATCCCCCGCGAGCCGGTGCCGCTGGCGATGTCGTTCTCCGCGAGCGACCCGACCCTGGCCCCGGCGGGTCAGCACGTGGTCACGATCTGGGGCCAGTGGTACCCCTACGCGCTCGCCGACGGCGGCGACTGGGACGCCCTGGCCGAGCCGGCCGCCCAGCAGCTCATCGCGGCGGTCGACCGGTACGCGCCCGGCTTCGCCGACTCGGTACAGCGGCTGTACGTCCAGACGCCGCTGAAGCTGGAGCAGGAGCTGTCCCTGCTGCGGGGCAACGTCATGCACGTGGAGATGAGCCTGGCCAGCATGTTCGGCTTCCGGCCCACCCCGGCGCTGTCCGGGCACCGGGTGCCCGGCCTCGGCGGGCTGTACCTGACCGGCGCCTCCACCCACCCCGGCGGCGGGGTCTCCGGCAACTCCGGGCGCACCGCGGCCCGGGTGGTGCTCGCCGACCGCCGTCCGGCCGCCCGGCTGCGCGCCGGGGCCGGCCGCCGGCTGCGCGGCCTGCGCCGGTGA
- a CDS encoding ABC transporter permease, with protein MIAVELRKLFRRPRTWVTIGLLNALPVLVAVLLALTDLAPRPGEGPVFLSAVLTNGTLYPLAALAIVLPLFLPIAVALIAGDSVAGEAQAGTLRYLLARPAGRTRLLVAKLVSVFAFVFVTVLVVAAVGYVTGQLLFDVQPLGGTSLSGTTLTPEQIAGRTVLAIGYVAVSMLGVAAFALFFSTLTDSPLAAMLGALGILVASSLLFTLDAASSFAPYLPTRYWLAFVDLFRSPIEWRDIVRGLALQGVYVAVLLGAAWANFTTKDVTS; from the coding sequence GTGATCGCCGTCGAGCTGCGCAAGCTGTTCCGGCGTCCCCGGACCTGGGTGACGATCGGGCTGCTCAACGCCCTGCCCGTGCTGGTCGCGGTGCTGCTGGCGCTCACCGACCTGGCGCCGCGGCCGGGCGAGGGCCCGGTGTTCCTCTCCGCCGTGCTGACCAACGGCACGCTCTACCCGCTGGCCGCCCTGGCCATCGTCCTGCCGCTGTTCCTGCCGATCGCGGTGGCGCTGATCGCCGGTGACTCGGTGGCCGGCGAGGCGCAGGCCGGCACGCTCCGCTACCTGTTGGCCCGCCCCGCCGGGCGCACCCGGCTGCTGGTGGCCAAGCTGGTGTCGGTCTTCGCCTTCGTCTTCGTGACGGTCCTGGTGGTCGCCGCCGTCGGTTACGTCACCGGGCAGCTGCTCTTCGACGTCCAGCCCCTCGGTGGCACGTCCTTGTCGGGGACCACGCTCACCCCCGAGCAGATCGCCGGGCGGACGGTGCTGGCGATCGGCTACGTCGCCGTCTCGATGCTGGGGGTGGCGGCGTTCGCGCTGTTCTTCTCCACGCTCACCGACTCACCGCTGGCGGCGATGCTCGGCGCGCTGGGCATCCTGGTCGCCTCGTCGCTGCTGTTCACCCTGGACGCCGCGTCGTCGTTCGCCCCGTACCTGCCGACCCGCTACTGGCTGGCCTTCGTCGACCTCTTCCGCTCGCCGATCGAGTGGCGCGACATCGTGCGCGGGCTGGCGCTGCAGGGCGTCTACGTCGCGGTGCTGCTCGGTGCCGCCTGGGCGAACTTCACCACCAAGGACGTCACCAGCTGA
- a CDS encoding flavin reductase family protein, with amino-acid sequence MTSPPRVHFDPAEMEPGAFYRVLNSVVVPRPIAWVCTRSTAGVLNLAPHSFYTVACVDPPVVQFTSVGRKDSLTNAEQTREFTVSLTPESLFEQVNATGTDFPPDHDEAEHTGVRLEPSDVVGVPRVAESPVSLECVLQGTVSFGDSTVVFGRVVHIAVHEDAVRDGRPRIEALRPLARLGGNEWSTIGEVKEIRRIPYRDWSADPGIGERLRGG; translated from the coding sequence GTGACCTCACCTCCCCGCGTGCACTTCGACCCCGCCGAGATGGAGCCGGGCGCCTTCTACCGGGTGCTGAACTCGGTGGTGGTGCCCCGGCCGATCGCCTGGGTGTGCACCCGCTCGACGGCCGGCGTGCTCAACCTGGCGCCGCACTCCTTCTACACCGTGGCCTGCGTCGACCCGCCGGTCGTCCAGTTCACCTCGGTGGGCCGCAAGGACTCGCTGACCAACGCCGAGCAGACCCGGGAGTTCACCGTCAGCCTCACCCCGGAGTCGCTGTTCGAGCAGGTCAACGCCACCGGCACGGACTTCCCGCCGGACCACGACGAGGCCGAGCACACCGGCGTCCGGCTGGAGCCCAGCGACGTCGTGGGCGTGCCGCGGGTCGCGGAGTCGCCGGTGTCGCTGGAGTGCGTCCTGCAGGGCACGGTGTCCTTCGGCGACAGCACCGTCGTCTTCGGCCGGGTGGTGCACATCGCCGTCCACGAGGACGCCGTGCGCGACGGCCGGCCGCGGATCGAGGCGCTGCGGCCGCTGGCCCGGCTGGGCGGCAACGAGTGGTCGACGATCGGCGAGGTCAAGGAGATCCGCCGGATCCCCTACCGCGACTGGAGCGCGGACCCCGGCATCGGCGAGCGCCTGCGCGGCGGCTGA
- a CDS encoding lipase family alpha/beta hydrolase — protein MLAGLSPARRRLVLGLLALLLVAAAVVAAVVVPRLAGDDAAPAAQDDTPGPVLLVPGYGGSTSSLQTLADRLTATGRDATVVAVPGDGTGDLTDSADALAAAVDDALDRTGADSVDVVGYSAGGVIARLWAADGGAAQARRIVTLGSPHHGTTVADLASGILPTECPAGCRQLTTDSELLAGLNAGDETPDGPTWVSVWTTADQTVTPPDSAELEGALDLPVQEVCADSRVTHGQLPSDALVQGIVLAQLAAGPPVELGAGDCARLRQG, from the coding sequence GTGCTCGCCGGCCTCTCCCCCGCCCGCCGCCGCCTCGTGCTCGGGCTGCTGGCCCTCCTCCTGGTCGCCGCCGCCGTCGTGGCCGCCGTCGTCGTCCCCCGGCTGGCCGGTGACGACGCGGCCCCGGCCGCGCAGGACGACACCCCCGGCCCGGTCCTGCTGGTGCCCGGCTACGGCGGCTCGACCTCCTCGCTGCAGACGCTCGCCGACCGGCTGACCGCCACCGGCCGGGACGCCACGGTGGTCGCCGTGCCCGGCGACGGCACCGGCGACCTCACCGACTCCGCCGACGCGCTGGCCGCCGCGGTCGACGACGCGCTCGACCGCACCGGCGCCGACAGCGTCGACGTCGTGGGCTACTCCGCCGGTGGCGTGATCGCCCGGCTGTGGGCCGCGGACGGCGGCGCGGCGCAGGCCCGGCGGATCGTCACCCTCGGCTCGCCGCACCACGGCACGACCGTCGCCGACCTGGCCTCGGGCATCCTGCCCACCGAGTGCCCCGCGGGCTGCCGGCAGCTGACCACCGACAGCGAGCTGCTGGCCGGGCTGAACGCCGGCGACGAGACCCCCGACGGCCCGACCTGGGTGTCGGTGTGGACGACGGCCGACCAGACCGTCACCCCGCCGGACTCCGCCGAGCTGGAGGGCGCGCTGGACCTGCCCGTGCAGGAGGTCTGCGCCGACTCGCGGGTCACGCACGGGCAACTGCCCTCCGACGCCCTCGTGCAGGGCATCGTGCTGGCGCAGCTGGCGGCCGGTCCCCCGGTCGAGCTGGGCGCCGGTGACTGCGCCCGGCTCCGGCAGGGCTGA
- a CDS encoding carbohydrate kinase family protein, which yields MPVVVTGSIATDHLMTFPGKFTDQFVEGKMENVSLSFLVDDLVQHRGGAGANMAYGLGLLGLRPVLVGAVGADFDDYDAWLTRHGVDTGSVHWSELKHTARFTCTTDVANNQIASFYSGAMSEASLIELAPVEKRVGTVDLVIVGPNDPKAMAQHTQECRDRGYPFLADPSQQLAWADGELIRELVEGADLLFTNEYEHALLLQKTGWTEAEVLARVGTWVTTRAANGVRVEQADTAPIDVIAVPETKPVEPTGGGDALRAGFVAARQWGLGVERATQVGSAVATAAVEVIGTQEYTLPREPFLARFAEAFGADAADEVAPFLPAS from the coding sequence ATGCCCGTCGTCGTGACCGGTTCCATCGCCACCGACCACCTGATGACCTTCCCCGGCAAGTTCACCGACCAGTTCGTCGAGGGGAAGATGGAGAACGTCTCGCTCTCCTTCCTCGTCGACGACCTGGTGCAGCACCGCGGCGGGGCAGGCGCCAACATGGCCTACGGGCTGGGTCTGCTGGGTCTGCGCCCGGTGCTCGTGGGCGCGGTCGGCGCGGACTTCGACGACTACGACGCCTGGCTGACCCGGCACGGGGTCGACACCGGCAGCGTGCACTGGTCGGAGCTCAAGCACACCGCCCGGTTCACCTGCACGACCGACGTGGCGAACAACCAGATCGCGTCGTTCTACTCCGGCGCCATGTCCGAGGCCTCGCTGATCGAGCTGGCCCCGGTCGAGAAGCGGGTCGGCACCGTCGACCTGGTGATCGTCGGCCCCAACGACCCGAAGGCGATGGCGCAGCACACCCAGGAGTGCCGGGACCGCGGCTACCCGTTCCTGGCCGACCCCTCCCAGCAGCTGGCGTGGGCCGACGGCGAGCTGATCCGCGAGCTGGTCGAGGGCGCGGACCTGCTGTTCACCAACGAGTACGAGCACGCCCTGCTGCTGCAGAAGACCGGCTGGACCGAGGCCGAGGTGCTCGCCCGGGTCGGCACCTGGGTCACCACCCGGGCGGCCAACGGGGTGCGGGTCGAGCAGGCCGACACCGCACCCATCGACGTCATCGCGGTGCCGGAGACCAAGCCGGTCGAGCCGACCGGGGGCGGCGACGCGCTGCGCGCCGGCTTCGTCGCCGCACGGCAGTGGGGGCTGGGGGTCGAGCGGGCCACCCAGGTCGGCTCCGCGGTGGCGACGGCGGCGGTCGAGGTGATCGGCACCCAGGAGTACACCCTGCCCCGCGAGCCGTTCCTCGCCCGCTTCGCCGAGGCCTTCGGCGCCGACGCGGCCGACGAGGTCGCCCCCTTCCTGCCCGCTTCGTGA
- a CDS encoding glycosyltransferase yields the protein MIRGVVRAGAGLSVLGALHAAVNTRLLRRPPDAPRPVRRPVTVVLPVRDEVAQVAGCLAAVLDQRGVPDLQVVVVDDGSTDGTAERVVTDDRVRLVRAVPPAPGWLGKPNACAQGAAAAPDAEVLVFLDADVRLMPDAVASAVAVLDDAELDLVSPWPRQLTGSAAERLVQPLQQWLWGTLLPLRLAERSPRPSLAAANGQFLVLRRAAYDRAGGHAAVRGEVIEDVALLRAVKAAGGRGVVVDGSTLAACRMYDGWPGVRDGYAKSLWSALGGHPAAAVGAAAALSAVWLLPPLAALTGSRAGLAGYAAGVAGRAAVAARTGGRVWPDALAHPVSIALLDVLVARSVAGHRRGALHWRGRPVTVPAPDAGPSATMGA from the coding sequence GTGATCCGCGGGGTGGTGCGCGCCGGCGCGGGCCTGTCGGTGCTCGGGGCGCTGCACGCGGCGGTCAACACCCGGCTGCTGCGCCGGCCGCCGGACGCCCCCCGCCCGGTGCGGCGGCCGGTCACCGTCGTGCTCCCGGTCCGCGACGAGGTGGCGCAGGTGGCCGGCTGCCTGGCCGCCGTCCTCGACCAGCGGGGTGTCCCCGACCTGCAGGTGGTCGTCGTCGACGACGGCTCCACCGACGGCACCGCCGAGCGGGTCGTCACCGACGACCGGGTCCGGCTGGTGCGCGCGGTCCCGCCGGCGCCAGGCTGGCTGGGCAAGCCGAACGCCTGCGCGCAGGGCGCCGCGGCGGCCCCCGACGCCGAGGTGCTGGTCTTCCTGGACGCCGACGTCCGGCTGATGCCCGACGCCGTCGCCTCCGCCGTCGCGGTGCTCGACGACGCCGAGCTGGACCTGGTCTCCCCCTGGCCCCGGCAGCTCACCGGCAGCGCCGCCGAACGGCTGGTCCAGCCGCTGCAGCAGTGGCTGTGGGGCACGCTGCTGCCGCTGCGGCTGGCCGAGCGCTCGCCCCGGCCGTCGCTGGCAGCCGCCAACGGGCAGTTCCTGGTGCTCCGGCGGGCGGCCTACGACCGGGCCGGCGGGCACGCCGCGGTGCGCGGTGAGGTGATCGAGGACGTCGCCCTGCTGCGCGCGGTCAAGGCCGCCGGTGGCCGGGGCGTCGTCGTCGACGGCTCCACGCTGGCCGCCTGCCGGATGTACGACGGCTGGCCGGGCGTGCGCGACGGCTACGCCAAGTCGCTGTGGTCGGCGCTGGGCGGGCACCCGGCCGCCGCGGTCGGGGCGGCGGCCGCGCTGAGCGCCGTCTGGCTGCTCCCGCCGCTGGCCGCGCTGACCGGTTCGCGGGCCGGGCTCGCCGGCTACGCCGCCGGGGTGGCCGGCCGCGCCGCCGTCGCCGCCCGCACCGGCGGCCGGGTCTGGCCCGACGCGCTGGCCCACCCGGTGTCGATCGCGCTGCTGGACGTGCTGGTCGCCCGCTCGGTGGCCGGGCACCGGCGGGGCGCGCTGCACTGGCGGGGCCGCCCGGTGACCGTGCCCGCGCCGGACGCCGGGCCCTCGGCCACGATGGGCGCGTGA